A stretch of Equus caballus isolate H_3958 breed thoroughbred chromosome 11, TB-T2T, whole genome shotgun sequence DNA encodes these proteins:
- the ORMDL3 gene encoding ORM1-like protein 3, whose protein sequence is MNVGTAHSEVNPNTRVMNSRGIWLSYVLAIGLLHVVLLSIPFVSVPVVWTLTNLIHNMGMYIFLHTVKGTPFETPDQGKARLLTHWEQMDYGVQFTASRKFLTITPIVLYFLTSFYTKYDQIHFILNTVSLMSVLIPKLPQLHGVRIFGINKY, encoded by the exons ATGAATGTGGGCACCGCGCACAGCGAGGTGAACCCCAACACGCGGGTGATGAACAGCCGCGGCATCTGGCTCTCCTATGTGCTGGCCATCGGGCTTCTCCATGTTGTGCTGCTCAGCATCCCCTTCGTGAGCGTCCCTGTCGTCTGGACTCTTACCAACCTCATCCACAACATG GGCATGTACATCTTCCTGCACACGGTGAAGGGGACACCCTTTGAGACCCCGGACCAGGGCAAGGCGAGGTTGCTGACCCACTGGGAGCAGATGGACTATGGGGTCCAGTTCACAGCGTCTCGGAAGTTCTTGACCATCACTCCCATCGTTCT GTACTTCCTCACCAGCTTCTATACCAAGTACGACCAGATCCATTTCATCCTCAACACTGTGTCCTTGATGAGTGTGCTCATCCCCAAGCTGCCCCAGCTCCATGGCGTCCGGATTTTTGGAATCAATAAATACTGA
- the LRRC3C gene encoding leucine-rich repeat-containing protein 3C, producing MEEGATRPGRRAEMENAGGMELGGEGLLKAMDCQTGPLVSTRPTWQPPRSYSTPGLCQSVAMLPPGSHLLSLLLVIGTGSTVPSPWVPPQGCYVAEEAGERTFRCSQAGLSAVPPGIPNDTRKLYLDANRLASVPAGAFQHLPVLEELDLSHNVLVHLSGAAFQGLAGTLRHLDLSANQLASVPVEAFVGLQIQVNLSANPWRCDCALQEVLRQVRLAPGTGTGIVCGPGARPDLVGQEFLPLAGEEELCGTGRGGARRSTDVALLVTMGGWLVLVVAYLVHYVWQNRDETRCPLKRAPVLPVRSEDSSTLSTVV from the exons ATGGAAGAAGGTGCCACAAGGCCTGGTAGACGGGCAGAGATGGAGAATGCAGGAGGGATGGAGCTGGGAGGTGAAGGGTTGCTGAAGGCAATGGAC TGCCAAACAGGCCCTCTGGTGTCTACCCGGCCCACCTGGCAGCCACCCAG ATCCTACTCCACTCCAGGACTATGCCAATCTGTGGCCATGCTCCCACCAGGCAGTCACCTCCTGTCCCTCTTGCTGGTGATAGGCACAGGGAGTACCGTGCCCAGCCCCTGGGTACCTCCCCAGGGATGCTACGTGGCAGAGGAAGCCGGTGAGCGGACCTTCCGCTGCAGCCAGGCAGGCCTGAGTGCCGTGCCCCCAGGCATCCCCAACGACACCCGCAAGCTCTACTTGGATGCCAACCGGCTGGCATCAGTGCCAGCTGGTGCCTTCCAGCACCTGCCTGTTCTGGAGGAGCTGGATCTATCCCATAATGTCCTTGTCCACCTCTCAGGGGCCGCTTTCCAGGGCCTGGCTGGGACGCTGCGCCACCTCGACCTCTCTGCCAACCAGCTGGCCTCAGTGCCTGTGGAGGCCTTCGTGGGGCTGCAGATCCAAGTGAACCTGTCCGCCAACCCTTGGCGCTGCGACTGTGCCCTCCAGGAGGTGCTTAGGCAGGTGAGGCTGGCACCGGGCACTGGGACAGGCATCGTGTGTGGCCCGGGAGCCCGCCCAGACCTCGTGGGGCAGGAGTTCCTGCCACtggcaggggaggaagaactGTGTGgcacggggcggggcggggcccggcGGAGCACTGACGTGGCCCTGCTGGTCACCATGGGGGGCTGGTTGGTACTTGTGGTGGCTTATCTGGTCCACTACGTGTGGCAGAACCGGGATGAGACCCGATGTCCCCTCAAGCGAGCCCCCGTGTTGCCCGTGCGCTCCGAGGACTCCTCCACCCTCAGCACAGTGGTCTGA